The Odocoileus virginianus isolate 20LAN1187 ecotype Illinois chromosome 3, Ovbor_1.2, whole genome shotgun sequence genome includes a window with the following:
- the CBARP gene encoding voltage-dependent calcium channel beta subunit-associated regulatory protein isoform X4, producing the protein MQPTATMATAAAATTTTTATVALTMTWDNATDRPTVEPDPVLDNYLLLMVVMALFVGGALVVLSGALLLCRRCWEVHRRLHRAPEEAEKTTTTYLDNGAHPAQDPEFRGEDPEGQDTETQRFLSTSSTGRRVSFNEAALFEQSRKAQDKGRRYTLTEGDFHHLKNARLTHLHLPPLKIVTIHECDSGEASATATPHPTVAPKASLAIFQPPGKALTGRSVGPSSALPGDPYNSAVGPANFRISPSASSDSGEGSSLDTGARSAKPGAQGAAAGPGDVGPGSGAGPVLQFFTRLRRHASLDGASPYFKVKKWKLEPSQRASSLDTRGSPKRHHFQRQRAASESMEQEEGDAPHVDFIQYIASAGDTMVFPSPRPFLASPTSPPPSLGRLEAAEEVGAAGGASPESPLERGIIAGPEQLQDSDGERDAGLEQAPTIYRDIWSLRASLELHAAASSDHSSSGNDRDSVRSGDSSGSGSGGAAPAFPPPSPPPTPVPRPADGETGGPRKLLQMDSGYASIEGRGAGDDGPPSAPEKRSSFTSAGREATVGCSFESSAPETPVRPRSPRAWPRRAPRRDYSIDEKTDALFHEFLRHDPHFDDAPSATARHRARAHPHPHARKQWQQRGRQHSDPGARAAPPTPSTAQSGAPRPARAPLRRGDSVDCPPDGRAGDDPATSSIPVIEEEPGGGCPGSGLCAGTPGALLDKLAATFDDRLFPPRLAQPVAVAPALATAAPTSPDHSPV; encoded by the exons ATGCAGCCCACAGCCACCATGGCTAcagccgccgccgccaccaccaccaccaccgccacgGTTGCCCTGACCATGACGTGGGACAACGCCACGGATCGCCCCACA GTGGAGCCCGACCCAGTCCTGGACAACTATCTGCtcctgatggtggtgatggcgcTCTTTGTCGGGGGTGCCCTCGTGGTGCTGTCAGGTGCACTGCTGCTCTGCAGGCGCTGCTGGGAGGTGCACCGACGCCTCCACAG AGccccagaggaagcagagaagaccACCACCACCTACCTGGACAACGGTGCCCACCCTGCCCAAG ACCCTGAGTTCAGGGGGGAGGATCCGGAGGGTCAGGACACCGAGACCCAGCGCTTCTTGTCCACCAGCTCCACCGGCCGCCGGGTGTCCTTCAATGAAGCAGCCCTGTTTGAGCAGAGTCGGAAAGCGCAGGACAAGGGCCGCCG GTACACCCTGACGGAGGGGGACTTCCACCACCTGAAGAATGCCCGCCTCACCCATCTGCACCTGCCGCCCCTCAAGATCGTCACCATTCACGAGTGCGACTCTGGCGAGGCCAGTGCAACTGCCACACCACACCCCACGGTTGCCCCCAAGGCCAGCCTTGCCATATTCCAG CCCCCGGGGAAGGCCCTCACCGGCCGCTCCGTGGGCCCTAGCTCCGCCCTGCCAGGTGACCCCTACAACTCGGCCGTGGGCCCTGCCAACTTCAGGATCAGCCCCTCAGCCTCCAGTGACTCCGGGGAAGGCAGCTCG CTGGACACTGGGGCCAGGAGCGCCAAGCCTGGTGCACAGGGGGCCGCAGCAGGGCCTGGGGATGTgggcccaggctctggggcaggCCCCGTCCTGCAGTTCTTCACCCGCCTGAGGCGTCATGCTAGCTTGGATGGGGCCAGCCCCTATTTCAAGGTCAAGAAATGGAAACTGGAGCCCAGCCAGCGGGCATCCAGTCTGGACACAAGAG GTTCCCCCAAGCGACACCACTTCCAGCGGCAGCGGGCGGCCAGCGAGAGCAtggagcaggaggaaggggatgCCCCCCACGTGGACTTCATCCAGTATATTGCCAGCGCGGGCGACACCATGGTCTTCCCAAGCCCCCGCCCCTTTCTGGCCAGCCCCACCAGCCCGCCCCCCAGTCTCGGCAG GCTAGAGGCAGCTGAGGAGGTGGGCGCCGCAGGAGGAGCGAGCCCTGAGTCCCCCCTGGAGCGCGGCATCATCGCAGGGCCTGAACAGCTACAAGACTCAGATGGAGAGCGAGACGCGGGGCTCGAGCAGGCCCCGACCATCTACCGCGATATCTGGAGTTTGCGTGCCTCACTCGAGCTGCACGCGGCTGCCTCCTCAGACCACAGCAGCAGCGGCAACGACCGTGACTCGGTGCGCAGTGGCGACAGCTCGGGCTCAGGCTCCGGGGGCGCCGCACCCGCCTTTCCACCGCCCTCGCCGCCGCCCACACCCGTGCCACGGCCGGCGGATGGAGAGACGGGCGGACCGCGCAAGCTGCTGCAGATGGACAGCGGCTATGCCAGCATCGAAGGCCGCGGTGCGGGGGATGATGGGCCCCCCAGTGCGCCTGAGAAGCGCTCCTCCTTTACGAGTGCAGGCCGCGAGGCCACCGTGGGCTGCAGCTTCGAGAGCTCCGCTCCAGAGACACCCGTCCGTCCCCGCAGCCCGCGTGCTTGGCCTCGCCGTGCCCCGCGCCGCGACTACAGCATCGATGAGAAGACAGATGCGCTGTTCCACGAGTTTCTACGCCACGACCCGCACTTCGACGACGCCCCGTCTGCCACAGCGCGCCATAGGGCGCgcgcacacccccacccccatgcacGCAAACAGTGGCAGCAGCGGGGCCGACAGCACAGCGACCCTGGAGCACGCgctgcgccccccaccccatccacagCCCAATCTGGTGCCCCCCGCCCCGCACGCGCACCCCTGCGCCGCGGAGACAGTGTCGACTGTCCGCCCGATGGCAGAGCAGGCGACGACCCAGCCACATCCTCCATCCCTGTCATCGAGGAGGAGCCCGGTGGTGGATGCCCGGGGTCCGGCCTGTGTGCCGGGACCCCGGGTGCGCTGCTGGACAAGCTGGCGGCCACCTTCGACGACAGGCTCTTTCCGCCGCGGCTGGCCCAGCCGGTCGCCGTGGCCCCTGCTTTGGCCACGGCCGCGCCCACGTCCCCTGACCACAGCCCGGTCTAA
- the CBARP gene encoding voltage-dependent calcium channel beta subunit-associated regulatory protein isoform X1: MRAAGTGGRRRQQPSCRPGLAPAAPKGTWRSDPSRWGLPRGSPHITTLLNMQPTATMATAAAATTTTTATVALTMTWDNATDRPTVEPDPVLDNYLLLMVVMALFVGGALVVLSGALLLCRRCWEVHRRLHRAPEEAEKTTTTYLDNGAHPAQDPEFRGEDPEGQDTETQRFLSTSSTGRRVSFNEAALFEQSRKAQDKGRRYTLTEGDFHHLKNARLTHLHLPPLKIVTIHECDSGEASATATPHPTVAPKASLAIFQPPGKALTGRSVGPSSALPGDPYNSAVGPANFRISPSASSDSGEGSSLDTGARSAKPGAQGAAAGPGDVGPGSGAGPVLQFFTRLRRHASLDGASPYFKVKKWKLEPSQRASSLDTRGSPKRHHFQRQRAASESMEQEEGDAPHVDFIQYIASAGDTMVFPSPRPFLASPTSPPPSLGRLEAAEEVGAAGGASPESPLERGIIAGPEQLQDSDGERDAGLEQAPTIYRDIWSLRASLELHAAASSDHSSSGNDRDSVRSGDSSGSGSGGAAPAFPPPSPPPTPVPRPADGETGGPRKLLQMDSGYASIEGRGAGDDGPPSAPEKRSSFTSAGREATVGCSFESSAPETPVRPRSPRAWPRRAPRRDYSIDEKTDALFHEFLRHDPHFDDAPSATARHRARAHPHPHARKQWQQRGRQHSDPGARAAPPTPSTAQSGAPRPARAPLRRGDSVDCPPDGRAGDDPATSSIPVIEEEPGGGCPGSGLCAGTPGALLDKLAATFDDRLFPPRLAQPVAVAPALATAAPTSPDHSPV; encoded by the exons ATGCGGGCGGCGGGCaccggcgggcggcggcggcagcagccaTCTTGCCGCCCCGGGCTGGCTCCAGCCGCCCCA AAGGGGACATGGAGGTCTGATCCGAGCCGGTGGGGGCTGCCTCGGGGCTCCCCCCACATCACCACTCT CCTCAACATGCAGCCCACAGCCACCATGGCTAcagccgccgccgccaccaccaccaccaccgccacgGTTGCCCTGACCATGACGTGGGACAACGCCACGGATCGCCCCACA GTGGAGCCCGACCCAGTCCTGGACAACTATCTGCtcctgatggtggtgatggcgcTCTTTGTCGGGGGTGCCCTCGTGGTGCTGTCAGGTGCACTGCTGCTCTGCAGGCGCTGCTGGGAGGTGCACCGACGCCTCCACAG AGccccagaggaagcagagaagaccACCACCACCTACCTGGACAACGGTGCCCACCCTGCCCAAG ACCCTGAGTTCAGGGGGGAGGATCCGGAGGGTCAGGACACCGAGACCCAGCGCTTCTTGTCCACCAGCTCCACCGGCCGCCGGGTGTCCTTCAATGAAGCAGCCCTGTTTGAGCAGAGTCGGAAAGCGCAGGACAAGGGCCGCCG GTACACCCTGACGGAGGGGGACTTCCACCACCTGAAGAATGCCCGCCTCACCCATCTGCACCTGCCGCCCCTCAAGATCGTCACCATTCACGAGTGCGACTCTGGCGAGGCCAGTGCAACTGCCACACCACACCCCACGGTTGCCCCCAAGGCCAGCCTTGCCATATTCCAG CCCCCGGGGAAGGCCCTCACCGGCCGCTCCGTGGGCCCTAGCTCCGCCCTGCCAGGTGACCCCTACAACTCGGCCGTGGGCCCTGCCAACTTCAGGATCAGCCCCTCAGCCTCCAGTGACTCCGGGGAAGGCAGCTCG CTGGACACTGGGGCCAGGAGCGCCAAGCCTGGTGCACAGGGGGCCGCAGCAGGGCCTGGGGATGTgggcccaggctctggggcaggCCCCGTCCTGCAGTTCTTCACCCGCCTGAGGCGTCATGCTAGCTTGGATGGGGCCAGCCCCTATTTCAAGGTCAAGAAATGGAAACTGGAGCCCAGCCAGCGGGCATCCAGTCTGGACACAAGAG GTTCCCCCAAGCGACACCACTTCCAGCGGCAGCGGGCGGCCAGCGAGAGCAtggagcaggaggaaggggatgCCCCCCACGTGGACTTCATCCAGTATATTGCCAGCGCGGGCGACACCATGGTCTTCCCAAGCCCCCGCCCCTTTCTGGCCAGCCCCACCAGCCCGCCCCCCAGTCTCGGCAG GCTAGAGGCAGCTGAGGAGGTGGGCGCCGCAGGAGGAGCGAGCCCTGAGTCCCCCCTGGAGCGCGGCATCATCGCAGGGCCTGAACAGCTACAAGACTCAGATGGAGAGCGAGACGCGGGGCTCGAGCAGGCCCCGACCATCTACCGCGATATCTGGAGTTTGCGTGCCTCACTCGAGCTGCACGCGGCTGCCTCCTCAGACCACAGCAGCAGCGGCAACGACCGTGACTCGGTGCGCAGTGGCGACAGCTCGGGCTCAGGCTCCGGGGGCGCCGCACCCGCCTTTCCACCGCCCTCGCCGCCGCCCACACCCGTGCCACGGCCGGCGGATGGAGAGACGGGCGGACCGCGCAAGCTGCTGCAGATGGACAGCGGCTATGCCAGCATCGAAGGCCGCGGTGCGGGGGATGATGGGCCCCCCAGTGCGCCTGAGAAGCGCTCCTCCTTTACGAGTGCAGGCCGCGAGGCCACCGTGGGCTGCAGCTTCGAGAGCTCCGCTCCAGAGACACCCGTCCGTCCCCGCAGCCCGCGTGCTTGGCCTCGCCGTGCCCCGCGCCGCGACTACAGCATCGATGAGAAGACAGATGCGCTGTTCCACGAGTTTCTACGCCACGACCCGCACTTCGACGACGCCCCGTCTGCCACAGCGCGCCATAGGGCGCgcgcacacccccacccccatgcacGCAAACAGTGGCAGCAGCGGGGCCGACAGCACAGCGACCCTGGAGCACGCgctgcgccccccaccccatccacagCCCAATCTGGTGCCCCCCGCCCCGCACGCGCACCCCTGCGCCGCGGAGACAGTGTCGACTGTCCGCCCGATGGCAGAGCAGGCGACGACCCAGCCACATCCTCCATCCCTGTCATCGAGGAGGAGCCCGGTGGTGGATGCCCGGGGTCCGGCCTGTGTGCCGGGACCCCGGGTGCGCTGCTGGACAAGCTGGCGGCCACCTTCGACGACAGGCTCTTTCCGCCGCGGCTGGCCCAGCCGGTCGCCGTGGCCCCTGCTTTGGCCACGGCCGCGCCCACGTCCCCTGACCACAGCCCGGTCTAA
- the CBARP gene encoding voltage-dependent calcium channel beta subunit-associated regulatory protein isoform X3, whose amino-acid sequence MRAAGTGGRRRQQPSCRPGLAPAAPKGTWRSDPSRWGLPRGSPHITTLLNMQPTATMATAAAATTTTTATVALTMTWDNATDRPTVEPDPVLDNYLLLMVVMALFVGGALVVLSGALLLCRRCWEVHRRLHRAPEEAEKTTTTYLDNGAHPAQDPEFRGEDPEGQDTETQRFLSTSSTGRRVSFNEAALFEQSRKAQDKGRRSSPFTSATLARPVQLPHHTPRLPPRPALPYSSSALPGDPYNSAVGPANFRISPSASSDSGEGSSLDTGARSAKPGAQGAAAGPGDVGPGSGAGPVLQFFTRLRRHASLDGASPYFKVKKWKLEPSQRASSLDTRGSPKRHHFQRQRAASESMEQEEGDAPHVDFIQYIASAGDTMVFPSPRPFLASPTSPPPSLGRLEAAEEVGAAGGASPESPLERGIIAGPEQLQDSDGERDAGLEQAPTIYRDIWSLRASLELHAAASSDHSSSGNDRDSVRSGDSSGSGSGGAAPAFPPPSPPPTPVPRPADGETGGPRKLLQMDSGYASIEGRGAGDDGPPSAPEKRSSFTSAGREATVGCSFESSAPETPVRPRSPRAWPRRAPRRDYSIDEKTDALFHEFLRHDPHFDDAPSATARHRARAHPHPHARKQWQQRGRQHSDPGARAAPPTPSTAQSGAPRPARAPLRRGDSVDCPPDGRAGDDPATSSIPVIEEEPGGGCPGSGLCAGTPGALLDKLAATFDDRLFPPRLAQPVAVAPALATAAPTSPDHSPV is encoded by the exons ATGCGGGCGGCGGGCaccggcgggcggcggcggcagcagccaTCTTGCCGCCCCGGGCTGGCTCCAGCCGCCCCA AAGGGGACATGGAGGTCTGATCCGAGCCGGTGGGGGCTGCCTCGGGGCTCCCCCCACATCACCACTCT CCTCAACATGCAGCCCACAGCCACCATGGCTAcagccgccgccgccaccaccaccaccaccgccacgGTTGCCCTGACCATGACGTGGGACAACGCCACGGATCGCCCCACA GTGGAGCCCGACCCAGTCCTGGACAACTATCTGCtcctgatggtggtgatggcgcTCTTTGTCGGGGGTGCCCTCGTGGTGCTGTCAGGTGCACTGCTGCTCTGCAGGCGCTGCTGGGAGGTGCACCGACGCCTCCACAG AGccccagaggaagcagagaagaccACCACCACCTACCTGGACAACGGTGCCCACCCTGCCCAAG ACCCTGAGTTCAGGGGGGAGGATCCGGAGGGTCAGGACACCGAGACCCAGCGCTTCTTGTCCACCAGCTCCACCGGCCGCCGGGTGTCCTTCAATGAAGCAGCCCTGTTTGAGCAGAGTCGGAAAGCGCAGGACAAGGGCCGCCG ATCGTCACCATTCACGAGTGCGACTCTGGCGAGGCCAGTGCAACTGCCACACCACACCCCACGGTTGCCCCCAAGGCCAGCCTTGCCATATTCCAG CTCCGCCCTGCCAGGTGACCCCTACAACTCGGCCGTGGGCCCTGCCAACTTCAGGATCAGCCCCTCAGCCTCCAGTGACTCCGGGGAAGGCAGCTCG CTGGACACTGGGGCCAGGAGCGCCAAGCCTGGTGCACAGGGGGCCGCAGCAGGGCCTGGGGATGTgggcccaggctctggggcaggCCCCGTCCTGCAGTTCTTCACCCGCCTGAGGCGTCATGCTAGCTTGGATGGGGCCAGCCCCTATTTCAAGGTCAAGAAATGGAAACTGGAGCCCAGCCAGCGGGCATCCAGTCTGGACACAAGAG GTTCCCCCAAGCGACACCACTTCCAGCGGCAGCGGGCGGCCAGCGAGAGCAtggagcaggaggaaggggatgCCCCCCACGTGGACTTCATCCAGTATATTGCCAGCGCGGGCGACACCATGGTCTTCCCAAGCCCCCGCCCCTTTCTGGCCAGCCCCACCAGCCCGCCCCCCAGTCTCGGCAG GCTAGAGGCAGCTGAGGAGGTGGGCGCCGCAGGAGGAGCGAGCCCTGAGTCCCCCCTGGAGCGCGGCATCATCGCAGGGCCTGAACAGCTACAAGACTCAGATGGAGAGCGAGACGCGGGGCTCGAGCAGGCCCCGACCATCTACCGCGATATCTGGAGTTTGCGTGCCTCACTCGAGCTGCACGCGGCTGCCTCCTCAGACCACAGCAGCAGCGGCAACGACCGTGACTCGGTGCGCAGTGGCGACAGCTCGGGCTCAGGCTCCGGGGGCGCCGCACCCGCCTTTCCACCGCCCTCGCCGCCGCCCACACCCGTGCCACGGCCGGCGGATGGAGAGACGGGCGGACCGCGCAAGCTGCTGCAGATGGACAGCGGCTATGCCAGCATCGAAGGCCGCGGTGCGGGGGATGATGGGCCCCCCAGTGCGCCTGAGAAGCGCTCCTCCTTTACGAGTGCAGGCCGCGAGGCCACCGTGGGCTGCAGCTTCGAGAGCTCCGCTCCAGAGACACCCGTCCGTCCCCGCAGCCCGCGTGCTTGGCCTCGCCGTGCCCCGCGCCGCGACTACAGCATCGATGAGAAGACAGATGCGCTGTTCCACGAGTTTCTACGCCACGACCCGCACTTCGACGACGCCCCGTCTGCCACAGCGCGCCATAGGGCGCgcgcacacccccacccccatgcacGCAAACAGTGGCAGCAGCGGGGCCGACAGCACAGCGACCCTGGAGCACGCgctgcgccccccaccccatccacagCCCAATCTGGTGCCCCCCGCCCCGCACGCGCACCCCTGCGCCGCGGAGACAGTGTCGACTGTCCGCCCGATGGCAGAGCAGGCGACGACCCAGCCACATCCTCCATCCCTGTCATCGAGGAGGAGCCCGGTGGTGGATGCCCGGGGTCCGGCCTGTGTGCCGGGACCCCGGGTGCGCTGCTGGACAAGCTGGCGGCCACCTTCGACGACAGGCTCTTTCCGCCGCGGCTGGCCCAGCCGGTCGCCGTGGCCCCTGCTTTGGCCACGGCCGCGCCCACGTCCCCTGACCACAGCCCGGTCTAA
- the CBARP gene encoding voltage-dependent calcium channel beta subunit-associated regulatory protein isoform X2 has protein sequence MGQARPLGSGGSELIQKGTWRSDPSRWGLPRGSPHITTLLNMQPTATMATAAAATTTTTATVALTMTWDNATDRPTVEPDPVLDNYLLLMVVMALFVGGALVVLSGALLLCRRCWEVHRRLHRAPEEAEKTTTTYLDNGAHPAQDPEFRGEDPEGQDTETQRFLSTSSTGRRVSFNEAALFEQSRKAQDKGRRYTLTEGDFHHLKNARLTHLHLPPLKIVTIHECDSGEASATATPHPTVAPKASLAIFQPPGKALTGRSVGPSSALPGDPYNSAVGPANFRISPSASSDSGEGSSLDTGARSAKPGAQGAAAGPGDVGPGSGAGPVLQFFTRLRRHASLDGASPYFKVKKWKLEPSQRASSLDTRGSPKRHHFQRQRAASESMEQEEGDAPHVDFIQYIASAGDTMVFPSPRPFLASPTSPPPSLGRLEAAEEVGAAGGASPESPLERGIIAGPEQLQDSDGERDAGLEQAPTIYRDIWSLRASLELHAAASSDHSSSGNDRDSVRSGDSSGSGSGGAAPAFPPPSPPPTPVPRPADGETGGPRKLLQMDSGYASIEGRGAGDDGPPSAPEKRSSFTSAGREATVGCSFESSAPETPVRPRSPRAWPRRAPRRDYSIDEKTDALFHEFLRHDPHFDDAPSATARHRARAHPHPHARKQWQQRGRQHSDPGARAAPPTPSTAQSGAPRPARAPLRRGDSVDCPPDGRAGDDPATSSIPVIEEEPGGGCPGSGLCAGTPGALLDKLAATFDDRLFPPRLAQPVAVAPALATAAPTSPDHSPV, from the exons ATGGGGCAGGCCAGACCCCTGGGGTCTGGCGGTAGTGAGCTGATTCAG AAGGGGACATGGAGGTCTGATCCGAGCCGGTGGGGGCTGCCTCGGGGCTCCCCCCACATCACCACTCT CCTCAACATGCAGCCCACAGCCACCATGGCTAcagccgccgccgccaccaccaccaccaccgccacgGTTGCCCTGACCATGACGTGGGACAACGCCACGGATCGCCCCACA GTGGAGCCCGACCCAGTCCTGGACAACTATCTGCtcctgatggtggtgatggcgcTCTTTGTCGGGGGTGCCCTCGTGGTGCTGTCAGGTGCACTGCTGCTCTGCAGGCGCTGCTGGGAGGTGCACCGACGCCTCCACAG AGccccagaggaagcagagaagaccACCACCACCTACCTGGACAACGGTGCCCACCCTGCCCAAG ACCCTGAGTTCAGGGGGGAGGATCCGGAGGGTCAGGACACCGAGACCCAGCGCTTCTTGTCCACCAGCTCCACCGGCCGCCGGGTGTCCTTCAATGAAGCAGCCCTGTTTGAGCAGAGTCGGAAAGCGCAGGACAAGGGCCGCCG GTACACCCTGACGGAGGGGGACTTCCACCACCTGAAGAATGCCCGCCTCACCCATCTGCACCTGCCGCCCCTCAAGATCGTCACCATTCACGAGTGCGACTCTGGCGAGGCCAGTGCAACTGCCACACCACACCCCACGGTTGCCCCCAAGGCCAGCCTTGCCATATTCCAG CCCCCGGGGAAGGCCCTCACCGGCCGCTCCGTGGGCCCTAGCTCCGCCCTGCCAGGTGACCCCTACAACTCGGCCGTGGGCCCTGCCAACTTCAGGATCAGCCCCTCAGCCTCCAGTGACTCCGGGGAAGGCAGCTCG CTGGACACTGGGGCCAGGAGCGCCAAGCCTGGTGCACAGGGGGCCGCAGCAGGGCCTGGGGATGTgggcccaggctctggggcaggCCCCGTCCTGCAGTTCTTCACCCGCCTGAGGCGTCATGCTAGCTTGGATGGGGCCAGCCCCTATTTCAAGGTCAAGAAATGGAAACTGGAGCCCAGCCAGCGGGCATCCAGTCTGGACACAAGAG GTTCCCCCAAGCGACACCACTTCCAGCGGCAGCGGGCGGCCAGCGAGAGCAtggagcaggaggaaggggatgCCCCCCACGTGGACTTCATCCAGTATATTGCCAGCGCGGGCGACACCATGGTCTTCCCAAGCCCCCGCCCCTTTCTGGCCAGCCCCACCAGCCCGCCCCCCAGTCTCGGCAG GCTAGAGGCAGCTGAGGAGGTGGGCGCCGCAGGAGGAGCGAGCCCTGAGTCCCCCCTGGAGCGCGGCATCATCGCAGGGCCTGAACAGCTACAAGACTCAGATGGAGAGCGAGACGCGGGGCTCGAGCAGGCCCCGACCATCTACCGCGATATCTGGAGTTTGCGTGCCTCACTCGAGCTGCACGCGGCTGCCTCCTCAGACCACAGCAGCAGCGGCAACGACCGTGACTCGGTGCGCAGTGGCGACAGCTCGGGCTCAGGCTCCGGGGGCGCCGCACCCGCCTTTCCACCGCCCTCGCCGCCGCCCACACCCGTGCCACGGCCGGCGGATGGAGAGACGGGCGGACCGCGCAAGCTGCTGCAGATGGACAGCGGCTATGCCAGCATCGAAGGCCGCGGTGCGGGGGATGATGGGCCCCCCAGTGCGCCTGAGAAGCGCTCCTCCTTTACGAGTGCAGGCCGCGAGGCCACCGTGGGCTGCAGCTTCGAGAGCTCCGCTCCAGAGACACCCGTCCGTCCCCGCAGCCCGCGTGCTTGGCCTCGCCGTGCCCCGCGCCGCGACTACAGCATCGATGAGAAGACAGATGCGCTGTTCCACGAGTTTCTACGCCACGACCCGCACTTCGACGACGCCCCGTCTGCCACAGCGCGCCATAGGGCGCgcgcacacccccacccccatgcacGCAAACAGTGGCAGCAGCGGGGCCGACAGCACAGCGACCCTGGAGCACGCgctgcgccccccaccccatccacagCCCAATCTGGTGCCCCCCGCCCCGCACGCGCACCCCTGCGCCGCGGAGACAGTGTCGACTGTCCGCCCGATGGCAGAGCAGGCGACGACCCAGCCACATCCTCCATCCCTGTCATCGAGGAGGAGCCCGGTGGTGGATGCCCGGGGTCCGGCCTGTGTGCCGGGACCCCGGGTGCGCTGCTGGACAAGCTGGCGGCCACCTTCGACGACAGGCTCTTTCCGCCGCGGCTGGCCCAGCCGGTCGCCGTGGCCCCTGCTTTGGCCACGGCCGCGCCCACGTCCCCTGACCACAGCCCGGTCTAA